In Synechococcus sp. UW179A, a single genomic region encodes these proteins:
- a CDS encoding alpha-D-glucose phosphate-specific phosphoglucomutase — MTASASAEPAPTFVRLNAPFTDQKPGTSGLRKSSAQFEQPHYLESFVEAVFRTLPGVRGGTLVLGGDGRYGNLRAINVILRMAAAHGLSKVIITRDGILSTPAASNLIRKRGAIGGIILSASHNPGGPNGDFGVKVNGANGGPTPGSFTDAVFECTKSLEQYATLEALDLNLDTPGTHSIGAMEVEIIDGVDDFVALMQQLFDFDQISTLLRSDFPLAFDAMHAVTGPYAKRVFEDLLGAPAGSVRNGIPLEDFGGGHPDPNLTYAHELADLLLKGDNYRFGAACDGDGDRNMILGHHCFVNPSDSLAVLTANATLAPAYAAGLAGVARSMPTSSAVDVVAKQLGIECFETPTGWKFFGNLLDAGRITLCGEESFGTGSNHVREKDGLWAVLFWLQILAVRRCSVAEIMSNHWNQFGRHYYSRHDYEAVPSEAAHGLYDRLEGLLPGLVGQTFAGRSIRCADNFSYTDPVDQSVTQGQGLRILLEDGSRVVVRLSGTGTKGATIRVYLESYVPSSGDLHQDPQIALADMISSINSLAEIQQRTGMARPTVIT, encoded by the coding sequence ATGACCGCCTCCGCCTCGGCTGAACCCGCTCCAACCTTCGTACGGCTCAACGCCCCTTTCACCGACCAGAAGCCGGGCACCTCTGGATTGCGCAAGAGCAGTGCGCAGTTTGAGCAACCGCACTATCTCGAAAGCTTTGTTGAGGCTGTGTTTCGCACTCTGCCTGGCGTGCGAGGAGGCACTTTGGTGCTCGGAGGCGACGGCCGTTACGGGAATCTGCGCGCCATCAATGTCATCCTGCGCATGGCTGCAGCCCACGGCCTGAGCAAGGTGATCATCACCAGAGATGGCATTCTCTCCACGCCGGCAGCATCCAACCTGATCCGCAAGCGAGGGGCCATCGGAGGGATCATCCTCTCGGCCAGTCACAATCCAGGCGGCCCCAATGGTGACTTTGGAGTGAAGGTGAATGGAGCCAACGGCGGCCCCACGCCGGGATCCTTCACCGATGCAGTGTTCGAGTGCACCAAATCGCTGGAACAGTACGCCACGCTTGAAGCTCTCGATCTGAATCTCGACACTCCAGGAACGCACAGCATCGGTGCCATGGAGGTCGAAATCATTGATGGGGTCGATGACTTTGTGGCCTTGATGCAGCAACTGTTCGATTTCGATCAGATCAGCACTCTCCTGCGCAGCGATTTCCCACTGGCCTTTGACGCCATGCATGCCGTCACAGGTCCCTATGCCAAACGTGTCTTCGAGGATCTGCTGGGAGCACCAGCAGGCAGCGTGCGCAATGGCATTCCACTTGAGGATTTCGGCGGCGGCCATCCTGATCCCAACCTCACTTACGCCCACGAACTGGCCGATCTTCTCCTAAAGGGAGACAACTACCGCTTTGGTGCAGCCTGCGACGGTGACGGCGACCGCAACATGATCCTTGGTCATCACTGTTTCGTGAATCCGAGCGACAGCCTGGCCGTGCTGACCGCTAACGCCACGCTGGCACCGGCCTACGCCGCTGGACTGGCAGGGGTCGCGCGCTCAATGCCGACCAGCTCCGCTGTTGATGTGGTGGCGAAGCAGCTGGGCATTGAATGCTTCGAGACACCCACAGGCTGGAAGTTTTTCGGGAATCTGCTGGATGCCGGCCGCATCACTCTCTGCGGCGAAGAAAGTTTCGGCACAGGTAGCAACCACGTTCGTGAAAAAGACGGTCTCTGGGCCGTGCTGTTCTGGTTGCAGATCCTCGCGGTACGTCGTTGCAGCGTGGCGGAAATCATGAGCAACCACTGGAATCAATTCGGGCGTCACTACTACTCACGTCACGATTACGAAGCGGTGCCGAGCGAGGCCGCCCATGGCCTCTATGACCGGCTTGAAGGTCTTCTTCCTGGGCTTGTGGGTCAGACCTTCGCCGGTCGCAGCATCCGTTGTGCTGACAATTTCAGTTACACGGACCCTGTGGACCAGTCGGTGACTCAGGGTCAAGGGCTGCGCATTCTTTTGGAGGACGGCAGTCGCGTTGTCGTGCGCCTCTCCGGCACCGGCACCAAGGGCGCCACCATCCGGGTCTACCTGGAAAGCTATGTCCCGAGCAGTGGTGATCTCCATCAGGATCCTCAGATCGCCTTGGCAGACATGATCAGCAGCATCAACTCCCTAGCGGAGATTCAGCAGCGGACGGGTATGGCGCGCCCCACAGTGATCACCTGA